The Nitrospirota bacterium genomic interval AAAGGAAGAACCAGTTGTCCTTGCTGTTGTCAATGATACAAAGATCACAAAAGAGGAATTTCTATCTGAGATGGAGGCCCTGCCTGATTTTGCCAGAGGCATGTTTGAAAATAAAGAGGGCAAAGAGCGATTTCTCGATGAGATGATAAAGAGAGAGATCCTCTATCAGGAGGCAAAAAAGAAAGGGCTCGAAAAAGATAAAGATTTTCAGAAAAAACTTGAAGAGTTTAAAAAGATTAATCTCGTGAGTATGATACTCAAAACAGAAATACAGGACAAGGTGAAGGTGGATGAAAAGGACATCAAGGATTTTTTCGAAAAACACTCTGAGGAGTTTAAGGCCAGAGTAGAAGTTAGGGCAAGCCATATCCTTGTGAAGACCGAAGATGAAGCAAAAAAGTTACTTGAGAAAATTAAAAAGGGTGAAAATTTTGCAAAGCTCGCAAAGGAATTCTCTCTTGATGCAGAATCCGCAAAAAATGGAGGCGATGTGGGATTTTTTAGCAAGGGCCAGATGATACCTGAATTTGAGAAGGCTGCCTTTGCCCTCAAAGCAGGTGAAGTGAGTAGCCCTGTTAAGACCCAGTTTGGCTATCACCTTAT includes:
- a CDS encoding peptidylprolyl isomerase yields the protein MKKLLVVMVVMNVVIFASGCAPKKEEPVVLAVVNDTKITKEEFLSEMEALPDFARGMFENKEGKERFLDEMIKREILYQEAKKKGLEKDKDFQKKLEEFKKINLVSMILKTEIQDKVKVDEKDIKDFFEKHSEEFKARVEVRASHILVKTEDEAKKLLEKIKKGENFAKLAKEFSLDAESAKNGGDVGFFSKGQMIPEFEKAAFALKAGEVSSPVKTQFGYHLIKVTDRKTGKAVEFEQVKGVIERRLTAERQKSLFDSYIEGLKKTSKITVKKEALEALMQEQKTPEQKDKPQGQSKGKP